A genomic segment from Epinephelus fuscoguttatus linkage group LG17, E.fuscoguttatus.final_Chr_v1 encodes:
- the LOC125904700 gene encoding uncharacterized protein LOC125904700, giving the protein MKMRVNIFSCLLAFIMGCNFTAGFIHEVVEEKKPVSLRCPHPVMGKVTWSRENRGSNVDILSADGDGQKRINDPGKHYDSQADEFRSLYISRTNVSDSGRYLCNNEPAVELTVIPSGTITLQAAVGTNINLMCPFDVSETHLPTWTRQNSDRKFSDNQMGQTLTLTDVQSDDTGLYYCDGKPVAYLTVKDDQSKRAAPGLVLMLQVFLPLLFITSIILLLIWRCRNKRGGSGEQQDATVYAEISDGSVFEPAQGGSNHHSCTYSIIHEAPALENNSEISQSNEPIYSLIDKPN; this is encoded by the exons gattcatccatgaagttGTTGAGGAAAAGAAACCGGTCTCTCTTCGGTGTCCTCACCCTGTGATGGGTAAAGTGACGTGGAGCAGAGAGAATAGAGGAAGTAATGTTGACATACTTTCAGCTGATGGTGACGGACAGAAAAGAATCAATGACCCAGGCAAACATTATGATTCACAAGCAGATGAATTTAGATCACTGTACATAAGCAGAACAAATGTTTCAGACTCTGGAAGATACTTGTGTAACAATGAACCAGCCGTGGAGCTGACGGTGATCCCATCAG GAACAATCACACTCCAAGCTGCAGTAGGAACCAACATCAATCTAATGTGCCCTTTTGATGTTTCTGAGACGCATCTTCCAACATGGACCAGGCAAAATAGTGACAGAAAGTTCAGTGACAATCAGATGGGACAAACGTTGACTTTAACAGATGTGCAGTCTGACGACACTGGACTTTACTACTGTGATGGAAAACCAGTTGCATATCTGACTGTGAAAGATGATCAGTCTAAGAGAG CTGCTCCTGGACTTGTTTTAATGCTTCAGGtattcctccccctcctcttcatcacttcCATCATCCTTCTCCTCATTTGGAGATGCAGGAACAAAAGAGGAG GAAGTGGTGAACAACAGGATGCGACTGTCTATGCTGAGATATCAGACGGATCTGTGTTTGAACCTGCTCAAG GTGGGTCAAACCATCATAGTTGCACATACTCCATCATCCATGAAGCTCCAGCACTGGAAAACAACTCTG AGATTTCTCAGTCCAATGAGCCCATTTATTCTCTGATCGACAAACCAAATTAA
- the LOC125904831 gene encoding uncharacterized protein LOC125904831: MFSLVIFCHVWFLHTDLIGCSENSTAVIQFSVPENHHICLQCNGSDRSDVVWTHRDRKVLVTRQGSYETNEDRKRFLLLSDGGLCLLRLDDSDSGKFHCNQQLVAQLEVLTGHDFKVSAGRTLLLPCSGSSRPKKRWDHRREGRKWATILTRFKNRTVKTESSRLSFGNDALQIQDLQPEDAGEYQCNGEPQARLTVLTEQPEPTSIQHTTSMTTTPAVMETDAVEKKKEKKRPENALLLVAVVGLGLMILLLVAVCVLLTSMKCRKKKKYRSTAQRDEDTELQPWKTSNTQTEHQVYENPSLPEETIHYASLGRQNWKERPSRTPPDQDQHDVIYSSVITRPAAKHKRTRLHPVAAL; encoded by the exons ATGTTCAGTTTGGTGATCTTCTGTCACGTTTGGTTCCTGCACACAGATCTGATAGGCTGCAGTGAAAACTCCACAG CAGTGATCCAGTTTTCGGTCCCAGAAAATCACCACATCTGCCTACAGTGCAATGGCTCTGACCGGTCCGATGTGGTCTGGACCCATCGGGACAGGAAGGTCCTGGTGACCCGACAGGGCAGCTACGAGACCAATGAGGACCGTAAGCGCTTCCTCCTGTTATCTGATGGCGGCCTCTGCCTCTTGCGGCTTGACGACTCAGACAGCGGGAAGTTTCATTGTAACCAGCAGCTGGTGGCTCAGCTGGAGGTGCTAACAG GCCATGACTTCAAGGTGTCTGCAGGCCGGACACTGCTGCTTCCCTGCAGCGGCTCCTCCAGACCCAAAAAGCGGTGGGATCACCGGAGGGAAGGAAGAAAGTGGGCGACCATCCTCACCCGGTTCAAAAACAGAACGGTGAAAACAGAGAGCAGCAGGCTTAGCTTTGGGAACGATGCCTTGCAAATCCAGGACCTGCAGCCAGAGGACGCTGGAGAGTATCAGTGCAACGGAGAGCCACAGGCCAGACTCACCGTCCTCACAG AGCAGCCGGAGCCGACAAGCATCCAGCACACCACCAGTATGACTACAACACCTGCTGTCATGGAAACAG atgcagttgaaaaaaagaaggagaagaagaggccTGAGAATG CTCTGCTGTTGGTCGCTGTGGTCGGGTTGGGGTTAATGATCCTCCTCTTGGTTGCCGTCTGTGTTTTACTAACCAGCATGAAGtgcaggaagaagaagaaatacagAAGTACAG ctcagagggatgaagacacagagctgcagccgtGGAAAACGTCCAACACACAAACTG AGCATCAGGTTTATGAGAATCCGTCTCTGCCTGAGGAGACGATCCATTACGCCTCTCTGGGCCGACAGAACTGGAAGGAGAGACCCAGCAGGACTCCACCGGACCAGGACCAACATGACGTCATCTACTCTTCTGTCATCACCAGGCCGGCCGCCAAACACAAACGCACTCGGCTGCATCCTGTGGCAGCGCTCTAA